From Acidobacteriota bacterium, one genomic window encodes:
- a CDS encoding MATE family efflux transporter gives MHSNSVNSVSETENNAFWPVVREAFSGSNRDLTKGSLPVAIFILSVPMIIEMFAESLFAIFDIFFVAHLGADAVAIVGLTESMMALVYAVAFGLAIGATATVARRIGEKDKDGAAKTATHVLYLGVIVSILMSIPGIILAPQIFRLLGAEPQVLEQGVPFMRIMLGGNAVVVFIFLLNAIFRGVGDAAIAMRVLWFANLLNIVLAPCFIFGVWIFPELGVTGAAVGTTIGRGAGVLYALWFLFRGEKRFEIRAEHWQFDGSLLVKIVKLSGTAVFQFLIGTASWSILVRVVAGFGSAAIAGYIIGLRVIVFALLPALGLSNAAATLVGQNLGAGKPERAEKAVWTAAFFNAAFYGALGLFFIFLAGPIVRIFTEEAIVSNYAVDCLRIISYGFVFYGFGMVLETSFNGAGDTWTPTMINLFIFWIFEIPLAYVLAYSFELGPNGVFWAITLAFSLLAVVSAVLFRRGKWKLKKV, from the coding sequence ATGCATAGCAATTCGGTGAACTCCGTTTCCGAAACGGAGAACAACGCGTTTTGGCCCGTCGTTCGCGAGGCGTTTTCGGGTTCAAACCGCGATCTTACAAAGGGCTCGCTGCCTGTGGCGATCTTCATTCTGAGTGTGCCGATGATCATCGAAATGTTCGCGGAGAGTCTCTTCGCGATCTTCGACATCTTTTTCGTCGCGCATCTCGGTGCCGACGCCGTCGCAATCGTCGGACTGACGGAATCGATGATGGCGCTGGTTTACGCGGTCGCGTTCGGACTCGCGATCGGCGCGACCGCGACGGTTGCGCGCCGCATCGGTGAAAAGGACAAGGACGGCGCGGCAAAGACCGCAACGCACGTGCTTTATCTCGGCGTCATCGTCTCCATCCTGATGAGCATTCCGGGCATCATTCTCGCACCGCAGATCTTCAGGCTGCTCGGTGCCGAGCCGCAAGTGTTGGAGCAGGGCGTTCCGTTTATGAGGATCATGCTTGGCGGCAACGCCGTCGTCGTCTTCATCTTTTTGCTGAACGCGATCTTTCGCGGGGTCGGCGATGCCGCGATCGCGATGCGCGTGCTGTGGTTTGCGAATCTGCTGAACATCGTTCTCGCGCCGTGTTTTATCTTCGGCGTTTGGATCTTCCCCGAACTCGGCGTCACCGGCGCGGCGGTTGGTACCACGATCGGGCGCGGCGCCGGTGTTCTTTACGCGCTCTGGTTCCTTTTTCGAGGCGAGAAGCGATTCGAGATCCGTGCCGAACACTGGCAGTTCGATGGTTCATTGCTGGTGAAGATCGTCAAACTGTCGGGGACGGCGGTGTTTCAGTTCCTGATCGGAACGGCGAGTTGGAGCATTCTCGTGCGCGTCGTCGCCGGATTCGGCAGTGCCGCGATCGCCGGTTACATAATCGGACTTCGCGTGATCGTTTTCGCGCTCCTTCCGGCGCTCGGCCTGAGCAACGCCGCCGCGACGCTCGTCGGACAAAACCTCGGCGCGGGGAAACCGGAACGCGCCGAAAAGGCCGTTTGGACCGCCGCGTTCTTCAACGCTGCGTTCTACGGCGCGCTCGGGTTGTTCTTCATATTTCTCGCGGGGCCGATCGTGCGGATCTTCACCGAAGAGGCCATCGTTTCGAACTATGCGGTCGATTGTCTCCGGATCATTTCCTACGGATTCGTGTTTTACGGTTTCGGAATGGTCCTCGAGACGTCGTTCAATGGCGCCGGCGACACTTGGACGCCGACGATGATCAATTTGTTCATCTTCTGGATCTTCGAAATTCCGTTGGCGTATGTTCTGGCGTACAGTTTCGAACTCGGTCCGAACGGGGTTTTCTGGGCGATCACATTGGCGTTCTCGCTCCTTGCCGTAGTCTCGGCGGTGCTTTTCAGGCGCGGGAAGTGGAAGTTGAAAAAGGTTTAG
- the asnB gene encoding asparagine synthase (glutamine-hydrolyzing): MCGIAGLIANNPDERIGPMLKSIEHRGFDDEGVFISGAFRDGQRACLGHRRLSIIDTSDAGHQPFVSDCGRFFLVYNGELYNYRSIRDELEKLGDVFRTGSDTEVLINSFRRWGTDCLPRLNGMFAFAVWDEAEKQLTLVRDRAGIKPLYFAKLGDELVFASEIKAILASKLIRAEIDHEGLNQFLTFLWPVPPQTLFRGINQLPPAHLLVWKDGEVSTREWWDLDYSIEDRETSETVWRERVLETLDRSVEMEMIADVPLGAFLSGGVDSSSIVALMTRHAKRVSTYTTGISAEDLEFDIIPDDVEWARRVAGILPVDYHETTLTPDLTELLPKLVWHMDAPVIDMAIPSYLISKQSRATQKVMLSGMGGDEVFAGYPRQMAMKLAGKTDFIPSMIRKPLMETVDAMLYGGVKGKLTAPLRNAKKFARSAGLDFEDRYLGFGTYFTDAMKTRLYSTTLRPALKDFDAYRHHRSYFDKSRDWAPLNRLLYVDFKTFMPALNLDTTDRTSMAANLEVRVPFLNHEVVSLSEKIPANLKIKGVKRKYILKKAVESLLPKEVIWRKKAGFSAPVRSWLRTSLRPMIDDLLSEETVKRRGVFDPMEVRRIIEANQSGKEDFNLQVFQLLNLEIWWRTFLD, encoded by the coding sequence ATGTGCGGAATCGCCGGACTGATCGCCAACAACCCTGACGAACGCATCGGACCTATGCTCAAATCGATCGAGCATCGAGGCTTCGACGACGAGGGTGTTTTTATTTCCGGCGCGTTTCGCGACGGTCAGAGGGCTTGCCTCGGACATCGCCGGCTGTCGATCATCGACACGTCGGATGCCGGACATCAGCCGTTCGTCTCGGATTGCGGGCGTTTCTTCCTCGTTTACAACGGCGAACTCTACAACTACCGATCGATACGTGACGAACTCGAAAAGCTTGGCGACGTATTCAGGACCGGGTCGGACACCGAAGTTCTGATCAATTCGTTTCGCCGTTGGGGAACCGACTGTCTTCCAAGGCTGAACGGAATGTTCGCGTTCGCCGTCTGGGACGAAGCCGAAAAACAACTGACGCTCGTTCGCGACCGGGCGGGGATCAAGCCGCTCTACTTTGCGAAGCTCGGCGACGAGCTTGTCTTTGCCTCGGAGATCAAGGCGATCCTGGCATCGAAACTCATCCGTGCCGAAATCGATCACGAGGGACTCAATCAGTTTCTGACCTTTCTCTGGCCGGTTCCGCCTCAGACGCTCTTTCGCGGAATCAATCAACTGCCGCCGGCGCATCTCCTCGTCTGGAAGGACGGCGAGGTCTCGACGCGTGAGTGGTGGGATCTTGATTACTCGATCGAAGACCGCGAAACGTCGGAGACTGTTTGGCGGGAACGCGTTCTTGAAACGCTCGACCGATCGGTTGAAATGGAGATGATTGCCGACGTGCCGCTCGGCGCGTTTCTTTCGGGCGGCGTCGATTCGTCCTCGATCGTCGCGCTGATGACGAGGCACGCAAAACGCGTCTCGACATACACGACCGGGATCTCGGCGGAAGATCTTGAGTTCGACATCATTCCCGACGACGTCGAATGGGCGCGCCGCGTCGCCGGGATCCTCCCGGTCGATTACCACGAGACGACGCTCACGCCCGATCTGACGGAGCTTCTTCCGAAACTCGTCTGGCATATGGACGCGCCGGTGATCGATATGGCGATCCCTTCCTATTTGATCTCGAAACAATCGCGCGCGACGCAAAAGGTAATGCTCAGCGGAATGGGCGGCGACGAGGTTTTTGCCGGATACCCGCGGCAAATGGCGATGAAACTTGCCGGCAAGACCGATTTCATTCCATCGATGATCCGCAAGCCTCTGATGGAAACCGTCGATGCGATGCTCTACGGCGGTGTCAAAGGCAAACTCACCGCGCCGTTGCGCAACGCGAAGAAGTTCGCCCGCAGCGCCGGATTGGATTTTGAGGATCGGTATCTCGGATTCGGGACCTACTTCACAGACGCGATGAAGACGCGGCTCTATTCGACCACGTTGCGCCCCGCGTTGAAGGACTTCGACGCGTATCGTCATCATCGTTCATATTTCGATAAGAGCCGGGATTGGGCTCCGCTCAATCGGCTTCTATACGTCGACTTCAAAACGTTTATGCCGGCGCTCAATCTGGACACGACCGACAGGACGTCGATGGCCGCGAACCTCGAAGTCCGCGTCCCGTTTCTCAATCACGAAGTGGTTTCGCTCTCGGAGAAGATTCCGGCGAATCTGAAGATCAAAGGGGTAAAACGGAAGTACATTCTGAAGAAGGCGGTCGAGAGTCTGCTGCCGAAAGAAGTCATCTGGCGCAAAAAGGCCGGATTTTCGGCACCGGTGCGTTCCTGGCTGAGAACGTCTTTGCGACCGATGATCGACGATCTGCTGTCGGAGGAAACCGTCAAACGCCGGGGAGTCTTTGATCCGATGGAAGTTCGCCGGATCATCGAAGCGAATCAATCCGGAAAAGAGGACTTCAATCTGCAGGTCTTTCAGCTTCTGAATCTGGAGATCTGGTGGCGGACCTTTCTGGACTAG
- the lpxA gene encoding acyl-ACP--UDP-N-acetylglucosamine O-acyltransferase, producing the protein MSSFIHPTAIVAPDAVIGDDCRIGPFCTIGGEVTLGRSVHLESHVVVDGKTSIGDETRVFPFVSIGHAPQDLKYKGEPTSTEVGKRNHIREFVTIHRGTAGGGGITRIGDDNLLMAQAHVAHDCQIGNDVIMANAATLAGHVEIADRANVGAYSGVHQFCRIGREAFVGGYSVVVKDALPFAISQGNHAKCYGLNRIGMKRRGYSKETIEKLHRAYHLLLSSKLNTTQAVERIRDEIRDCPEVDYLVEFIESSSRGVVK; encoded by the coding sequence ATGAGTTCATTCATTCATCCGACCGCCATCGTTGCGCCGGACGCCGTCATTGGTGACGATTGTCGAATCGGACCGTTTTGCACCATCGGCGGTGAAGTCACGCTCGGCCGCTCGGTTCATCTCGAATCCCACGTGGTTGTCGACGGCAAAACTTCGATCGGCGACGAGACCCGCGTTTTTCCCTTCGTTTCGATCGGCCATGCGCCCCAGGACCTCAAGTACAAGGGCGAGCCAACCTCGACCGAGGTCGGGAAACGTAACCACATCCGCGAATTCGTTACGATCCATCGAGGCACCGCCGGCGGCGGCGGCATCACACGCATCGGCGACGACAATCTGCTGATGGCGCAGGCGCACGTCGCGCACGATTGCCAGATCGGCAACGACGTTATTATGGCGAACGCCGCGACGCTCGCCGGCCACGTCGAGATCGCCGACCGCGCCAACGTCGGCGCATATTCGGGCGTCCATCAATTTTGCCGTATCGGCCGGGAGGCGTTTGTCGGCGGCTATTCTGTCGTCGTCAAAGACGCGCTGCCGTTTGCGATCTCGCAGGGCAACCACGCGAAATGCTACGGGTTGAACCGCATCGGAATGAAGCGCCGCGGATATTCGAAGGAGACGATCGAAAAGCTCCACCGCGCGTATCACCTCTTGTTGTCATCGAAACTCAACACGACCCAAGCCGTCGAACGCATTCGCGACGAGATCAGGGATTGTCCGGAAGTGGATTATCTGGTCGAATTTATAGAGAGCTCGAGCCGCGGTGTCGTGAAGTAA
- a CDS encoding OmpH family outer membrane protein, which produces MKRFSVFAVSLVFAAFLAVSVPAQTPMTGGDKIGLIAWGAFGDPAKGIKKYVAAQNALEVEFKPATDELKTMVAKYEALGKELQGLKDLIDQRKPVPISDLEIKKKQDAFSQMERDIKKKDEDLKFASQSRAEIVIGPIEDDILKALNEYAKAKGYAVILDGAKLLQGGILLGYNDKVNVTDDFILFYNARPATAAVTTPK; this is translated from the coding sequence ATGAAAAGATTTAGCGTATTCGCCGTCAGTTTGGTCTTTGCGGCATTTTTAGCAGTATCGGTTCCGGCGCAGACCCCGATGACCGGCGGAGACAAGATCGGGTTGATCGCTTGGGGTGCGTTTGGTGACCCGGCAAAAGGTATCAAGAAGTATGTTGCCGCGCAGAACGCTCTCGAAGTTGAATTCAAACCGGCCACCGATGAATTGAAGACGATGGTGGCGAAATATGAAGCCCTCGGAAAAGAACTTCAGGGTTTGAAGGATCTTATCGATCAGCGCAAACCGGTTCCTATTTCCGATCTTGAGATCAAGAAGAAACAAGACGCCTTTAGTCAGATGGAACGCGACATCAAGAAGAAGGACGAAGATCTGAAATTCGCTTCCCAGAGTCGTGCGGAAATCGTTATCGGTCCGATCGAGGACGACATTCTTAAAGCGTTGAACGAGTATGCGAAGGCCAAGGGCTATGCCGTGATCCTCGATGGCGCGAAACTCCTTCAGGGCGGCATTTTGCTCGGGTACAACGACAAAGTGAACGTCACCGATGACTTCATCTTGTTCTACAACGCGCGCCCGGCGACGGCCGCGGTCACGACACCGAAGTAA
- a CDS encoding VCBS repeat-containing protein: protein MKSINQSKSQIRNWNWFAILIISVVALGVFGTGMSFLEQSAKDEMLARKAPGYQPTLLGRVNPFLPTPSPTPTPQLSREYLYAGSRLLAVEDANANAAPPADLAVWRPSSGVWWVLNGNQQTTSQQWGLPADKPVPGDYDGDGKTDFAIWRNGDWWIMRSSDSSSYMISLGGSGDAPAQADFDGDGRTDPAVYHKDGANGVWKILLSTTNQVYEQQYGLSDDKPAPADYDGDGRADLAVRRESNNTFYSRNSSNSQTQSAVIGTAGDVPVPSDYDGDGRADYALFRPSDTKWYIRESSTGTVTQTQWGISGDKLVQNDYDGDGKTDLAVWRESTGTWYIRQSATNGSLRQQQFGVLGDIPVPAFYRR, encoded by the coding sequence ATGAAATCCATAAATCAATCAAAATCCCAAATCCGAAATTGGAACTGGTTCGCCATTCTCATCATCTCGGTAGTCGCGCTCGGCGTTTTCGGCACGGGGATGAGCTTTCTCGAACAGAGTGCGAAGGACGAGATGCTCGCGCGGAAGGCTCCGGGGTATCAGCCAACGCTTCTCGGCCGCGTCAATCCTTTCCTTCCGACGCCATCGCCGACGCCGACTCCACAGCTTTCGAGAGAATATCTGTACGCAGGTTCGCGGCTTTTAGCCGTTGAAGACGCAAATGCCAACGCCGCTCCGCCGGCGGATCTTGCCGTCTGGCGGCCTTCGAGCGGCGTCTGGTGGGTGCTGAACGGCAACCAGCAGACGACGTCGCAGCAATGGGGACTCCCGGCCGACAAGCCTGTTCCGGGAGACTATGACGGCGACGGCAAGACGGATTTCGCGATCTGGCGAAACGGCGACTGGTGGATCATGCGCAGTTCCGACAGTTCGAGCTATATGATCTCGCTCGGCGGTTCGGGCGACGCTCCGGCGCAGGCCGATTTCGACGGCGACGGCCGGACCGACCCTGCGGTTTATCACAAGGACGGCGCGAACGGCGTCTGGAAGATCCTGCTGAGCACGACGAATCAGGTTTACGAGCAACAATACGGTCTGTCGGATGACAAACCCGCGCCCGCCGATTACGACGGCGACGGCCGTGCCGACCTCGCCGTCCGTCGGGAGTCGAACAACACCTTCTACTCGCGCAACAGCAGCAACAGCCAAACCCAGTCGGCGGTTATCGGAACCGCCGGCGACGTCCCCGTCCCGTCCGACTACGACGGCGACGGCCGCGCCGATTACGCGCTCTTCCGGCCCTCCGACACGAAATGGTACATCCGCGAAAGCTCGACCGGGACGGTAACCCAGACCCAATGGGGAATCTCCGGCGACAAGCTCGTCCAGAACGACTACGACGGCGACGGCAAAACCGACCTCGCCGTCTGGCGAGAATCCACCGGCACGTGGTACATCCGCCAGTCGGCGACCAACGGCTCGCTTCGCCAGCAGCAGTTCGGAGTCTTGGGTGACATCCCGGTCCCGGCCTTCTACCGGAGGTAG
- the fabZ gene encoding 3-hydroxyacyl-ACP dehydratase FabZ translates to MTILDSQAIQKILPHRYPFLLVDRIIELEPRVRIVGIKQVTFNEQFFQGHFPGAPVMPGVLQIEAMAQVGAILALREFEDRESKIPFFSGIESAKFRRPVVPGDTLTIEVIALRTGSKVQKMRGITRVDDQITAEAEIMCIIADRPKE, encoded by the coding sequence ATGACCATTCTTGATTCGCAAGCCATACAGAAGATACTTCCGCATCGATATCCGTTTCTTCTCGTCGACAGGATCATCGAACTCGAACCGCGTGTCCGGATCGTCGGTATCAAGCAGGTGACGTTCAACGAGCAGTTCTTTCAGGGACATTTTCCGGGCGCCCCGGTGATGCCCGGAGTTCTGCAGATCGAAGCGATGGCCCAGGTCGGCGCGATCCTCGCGTTGCGCGAGTTTGAAGACCGCGAAAGCAAGATCCCGTTCTTCAGCGGCATCGAAAGCGCCAAGTTCCGGCGTCCCGTTGTTCCCGGAGACACTTTGACGATCGAGGTCATCGCGCTTCGGACCGGTTCAAAGGTTCAAAAAATGCGGGGGATCACGCGTGTCGACGATCAGATCACGGCCGAAGCGGAGATAATGTGCATCATCGCCGACCGGCCGAAAGAGTAG